The following coding sequences lie in one Helicobacter kayseriensis genomic window:
- a CDS encoding AAA family ATPase, giving the protein MHFFSQFWNERLHYTLPRKNPIHSQKTLIYGPPRSGKTSLALDYVQNLELPQKAIIYFDLNDARIQHNIIKQELLKLHLERKIQCLIIDHFHPSFTFPNIPITLLISQENIALPSFDSLFCPSLSFLEYASFYPKSSSTQTLLKNFIKDGNLPQIATTSEHQKLQIKQEILKLALLDDFTLLEKLIPFQSQKITIFQFYTILKKTNKISKDKVYFFFENLQRKNMIFFIPHLHPNKPKKLYFYDFSIPKSLSINPTIIPILENMFVLELRSITQEIYYDDFGCFVVPQFGRFLFVPFAQKESIEDKLSKLSHQGLKDPIKIITLDYSDSGEIHKIAWEALSFIEFALGGIE; this is encoded by the coding sequence ATGCATTTTTTCTCGCAATTTTGGAATGAAAGGCTTCATTACACCCTTCCTAGAAAAAATCCAATCCACTCACAAAAAACACTTATTTACGGGCCACCCAGAAGCGGAAAAACCTCTCTTGCCCTAGACTATGTCCAAAATTTAGAACTCCCTCAAAAAGCAATCATTTATTTTGATCTCAATGATGCTCGAATACAACACAATATAATCAAACAAGAGCTCCTTAAACTTCATCTTGAACGAAAAATTCAATGCCTAATCATTGATCATTTTCACCCCTCTTTCACTTTTCCCAATATTCCCATTACATTGCTCATATCCCAAGAAAATATCGCTCTCCCCTCTTTTGATTCTCTTTTTTGCCCCTCCCTGAGTTTTTTAGAATATGCTAGTTTTTATCCCAAAAGTAGCTCCACTCAAACACTTCTAAAAAACTTCATCAAAGATGGGAATCTCCCCCAAATTGCGACAACAAGCGAGCATCAAAAACTACAAATCAAGCAAGAGATTCTCAAGCTTGCTCTTCTTGATGATTTTACACTTTTGGAAAAACTCATTCCTTTTCAATCCCAAAAAATAACGATCTTTCAGTTCTATACAATACTCAAAAAAACAAACAAAATCTCCAAAGATAAAGTCTACTTTTTCTTTGAGAATCTCCAAAGAAAAAATATGATTTTTTTTATCCCTCATCTCCATCCCAACAAACCCAAAAAACTTTATTTTTATGATTTTTCAATCCCCAAGTCTCTCTCAATCAATCCCACAATCATCCCCATCCTTGAAAATATGTTCGTACTAGAATTACGCTCAATCACTCAAGAAATCTACTATGATGATTTTGGATGCTTTGTTGTGCCCCAATTTGGAAGATTTTTGTTTGTCCCCTTTGCTCAAAAAGAAAGCATTGAAGATAAACTTTCCAAGCTTTCTCATCAAGGATTAAAAGATCCCATCAAAATCATCACGCTTGATTATTCAGATTCTGGAGAAATACACAAAATTGCTTGGGAGGCATTGAGTTTTATTGAATTTGCACTTGGAGGAATTGAATGA
- a CDS encoding ribonuclease HII — protein MICGIDEAGRGCVGGSLFVCGVAYEETYIASLSHLTIKDSKKLSKSQREQIAQFLLSCDKLTYHIAKKEAQEIDTKGLSQCLKEALEEVMESVFQTSKITKFIYDGNSTFKAQPPLFIPFETLIKGDALIHQISSASILAKHAKDKECEEIHTLYPQYGFLNHSGYCTQEHRSKIQELGYTPFHRKSFQINT, from the coding sequence ATGATTTGCGGAATCGATGAGGCTGGAAGAGGATGTGTGGGAGGAAGCCTTTTTGTTTGTGGGGTTGCCTATGAAGAAACCTATATTGCCTCTTTATCTCATCTTACTATCAAAGATAGCAAAAAACTCTCAAAGTCCCAAAGAGAGCAAATCGCGCAATTCCTTTTATCATGCGATAAGCTGACCTACCACATTGCCAAAAAAGAAGCCCAAGAAATCGATACAAAAGGCCTAAGTCAATGCCTAAAAGAAGCACTTGAGGAAGTGATGGAATCTGTTTTTCAAACAAGCAAAATCACAAAATTTATCTATGATGGAAATTCCACTTTCAAGGCTCAACCTCCCCTGTTTATACCTTTTGAAACACTTATTAAGGGGGATGCCCTCATCCACCAAATCTCTTCAGCCTCCATCCTTGCCAAACATGCCAAAGACAAAGAATGTGAGGAGATTCACACACTCTATCCTCAATATGGATTCCTAAATCACAGCGGATATTGCACCCAAGAACATAGGAGCAAAATTCAAGAACTTGGCTATACCCCCTTTCATCGCAAGAGCTTCCAAATCAACACTTAG
- the rpsJ gene encoding 30S ribosomal protein S10, whose amino-acid sequence MEKIRLKLKAYDHRVLDRSVVSIVEAVKRTGSEIRGPIPLPTKKRRYTVLRSPHINKDSREQFEIRIHSRIIDIMSATPDTVDSLMSLDLAPEVDVEVISMGKN is encoded by the coding sequence ATGGAAAAAATTAGATTAAAGCTCAAAGCTTACGATCATAGAGTGCTTGATAGATCTGTTGTATCTATTGTTGAGGCTGTAAAGAGAACGGGGTCAGAGATCAGAGGTCCTATTCCATTGCCAACAAAGAAAAGAAGATATACAGTTCTTCGATCTCCACATATCAACAAAGATTCTAGAGAGCAATTTGAAATCAGAATCCACAGCAGAATCATAGACATTATGTCTGCAACACCTGATACTGTGGATAGTTTGATGAGTTTGGACTTGGCTCCAGAGGTTGATGTAGAAGTCATTTCTATGGGTAAAAATTAA